A genomic window from Serratia liquefaciens includes:
- a CDS encoding threonine/serine ThrE exporter family protein: MHQTTHIDLPEAQRQQREITRLCIQCALLLLQHGAESTVVEQLSTRLGIALGMDSVESSISANAVVLTTISNGECLTTTRKNVDRGINMQMVTEVQHIVILAEHRLADVHDVARRFDKIRPLRYPRWLVVLMVALSCGCFSVLNGGDQKAFAVTFIASGLAMTVRQVLTARHMNPLINFCLTAFVATSVSGLLLRLPVFNETSTVAMAASVLLLVPGFPLINAVADMFKGHVNTGLARWAMASLLTLATCIGVVMAMSLWDLRGWS, translated from the coding sequence ATGCATCAGACAACCCACATAGATCTGCCGGAAGCGCAGCGGCAGCAGCGTGAAATTACCCGCCTGTGCATTCAGTGCGCTTTGCTGTTGCTGCAGCACGGCGCCGAGAGCACGGTGGTTGAGCAGTTATCGACCCGTTTGGGGATAGCGCTGGGGATGGACAGCGTTGAAAGTTCAATCTCGGCCAATGCGGTAGTGCTGACGACCATCAGCAACGGTGAGTGTCTGACTACTACGCGCAAGAACGTCGATCGCGGTATCAATATGCAGATGGTGACGGAGGTGCAGCACATCGTTATTTTGGCGGAGCATCGGCTGGCGGATGTGCATGACGTTGCCCGGCGCTTCGACAAGATCCGCCCGTTGCGTTATCCACGCTGGCTGGTGGTATTGATGGTGGCGCTGTCATGCGGTTGTTTCAGCGTGCTGAACGGGGGCGATCAAAAGGCCTTTGCCGTCACCTTTATTGCCAGCGGTCTGGCGATGACGGTGCGTCAGGTGCTGACCGCGCGCCACATGAATCCCTTGATCAACTTTTGCCTGACGGCCTTTGTCGCGACCTCGGTTTCCGGGCTGCTGCTGCGGCTGCCGGTGTTTAACGAAACTTCCACCGTGGCGATGGCCGCCAGCGTATTGCTGCTGGTACCCGGTTTCCCACTGATTAACGCAGTGGCCGACATGTTCAAGGGGCACGTCAATACCGGGCTGGCACGCTGGGCTATGGCCAGCCTGCTGACGCTGGCCACCTGTATCGGCGTGGTGATGGCGATGTCGCTTTGGGATCTGCGGGGGTGGTCATGA
- the folA gene encoding type 3 dihydrofolate reductase — protein sequence MIISLIAALAADRVIGMENAMPWHLPADLAWFKRNTLNKPVIMGRKTFESIGRPLPGRHNIVLSSRPGTDAGVTWATSLDEALAAAGDVEEVMVMGGGRIYTQFLARANRMYLTHIDAEVGGDTHFPDYEPDEWETSFSEFHDADELNSHSYCFEILERR from the coding sequence ATGATTATCAGCCTGATCGCTGCCTTGGCGGCGGATCGCGTTATTGGCATGGAAAACGCCATGCCTTGGCACCTGCCGGCGGACCTCGCGTGGTTTAAACGTAACACGCTGAATAAACCGGTTATTATGGGCCGTAAAACTTTCGAGTCTATTGGTCGTCCGTTACCGGGCCGCCATAACATCGTTTTAAGCAGCCGTCCTGGCACTGACGCTGGGGTGACCTGGGCGACTTCGCTGGACGAAGCGCTGGCCGCAGCCGGTGATGTGGAAGAAGTGATGGTGATGGGCGGCGGGCGTATTTATACCCAGTTCCTGGCACGCGCTAACCGTATGTACCTGACGCATATCGATGCCGAAGTCGGTGGTGACACCCATTTCCCAGACTATGAGCCGGACGAATGGGAAACCTCGTTCAGCGAGTTCCACGATGCCGACGAGTTGAATTCTCACAGCTATTGCTTCGAGATCCTAGAACGCCGTTAA
- the carA gene encoding glutamine-hydrolyzing carbamoyl-phosphate synthase small subunit: MIKSALLVLEDGTQFHGRAIGAEGTAVGEVVFNTSMTGYQEILTDPSYSRQIVTLTYPHIGNVGTNASDEESSAVHAQGLVIRDLPLIASNYRNEEGLSDYLKRHNIVAIADIDTRKLTRLLREKGAQNGCIIAADTPDAALALAKAKAFPGLKGMDLAKEVTTQEAYSWQQGSWTLEGELPEAKPASELPFHVVAYDFGAKRNILRMLVDRGCRLTVVPAQTPADEVLKMNPDGIFLSNGPGDPEPCDYAIAAIKQFLTTDIPVFGICLGHQLLALASGAKTVKMKLGHHGGNHPVKDLDNDCVMITAQNHGFAVDENNLPAELRVTHKSLFDHTVQGIHRTDKAAFSFQGHPEASPGPHDAAPLFDHFIELIETYRSNAK, encoded by the coding sequence TTGATTAAGTCAGCGCTATTGGTTCTCGAAGACGGAACCCAATTCCACGGTCGGGCCATCGGGGCAGAGGGTACGGCAGTGGGGGAAGTGGTCTTCAATACGTCGATGACCGGTTATCAAGAAATCCTCACTGATCCTTCCTACTCCCGCCAGATCGTTACTCTTACTTATCCTCATATCGGCAATGTCGGCACCAATGCTTCCGACGAAGAATCCTCCGCTGTACACGCCCAAGGCCTCGTCATTCGCGACCTCCCACTGATTGCCAGCAACTACCGCAACGAAGAAGGCCTGTCTGACTACCTGAAGCGTCACAACATCGTGGCGATTGCCGATATCGATACCCGCAAGCTGACCCGTCTGCTGCGCGAGAAAGGGGCACAGAACGGCTGCATCATCGCCGCCGACACGCCGGATGCCGCATTGGCGTTAGCGAAGGCCAAAGCCTTCCCGGGTTTGAAAGGCATGGACCTGGCGAAAGAAGTCACCACCCAGGAAGCCTACAGCTGGCAGCAGGGCAGCTGGACGCTTGAAGGCGAACTGCCGGAAGCCAAACCGGCCTCTGAGCTGCCGTTCCACGTGGTGGCCTATGACTTCGGCGCCAAGCGCAACATTCTGCGTATGCTGGTGGATCGCGGCTGCCGCCTGACGGTGGTGCCGGCGCAGACCCCGGCGGATGAAGTCTTGAAAATGAATCCGGACGGTATTTTCCTGTCCAACGGCCCAGGTGACCCGGAGCCATGCGATTACGCCATCGCCGCCATCAAGCAGTTCCTGACAACCGACATTCCGGTGTTTGGCATCTGCCTCGGCCACCAGTTGCTGGCTTTGGCCAGCGGCGCGAAAACCGTGAAGATGAAGCTAGGTCACCACGGCGGTAACCACCCGGTAAAAGATCTGGATAACGACTGCGTCATGATCACCGCGCAGAACCATGGTTTTGCGGTAGACGAAAACAATCTGCCGGCCGAACTGCGCGTCACGCACAAATCCTTGTTTGACCACACGGTGCAGGGCATCCACCGCACCGATAAAGCAGCGTTCAGCTTCCAGGGCCACCCTGAAGCCAGCCCGGGCCCACACGACGCCGCGCCGCTGTTCGATCACTTTATCGAACTGATCGAGACTTACCGTTCTAACGCCAAATAA
- the kefF gene encoding glutathione-regulated potassium-efflux system oxidoreductase KefF codes for MILIIYAHPYPRHSHANHRLLQAVKDIPEVEVRSLYELYPDFNIDINAEQRALERADLVVLQHPMQWYSQPPLLKLWIDKVLEHGWAYGHEGNALVGKDVLWAVTSGGDEHHFELGDYPNFAALGQPLQATALYCGMHWQPYFAVHNTFTCNEPALIAAGEAYRRRLVAYLMEHSEPAEQGVEHG; via the coding sequence ATGATTCTGATTATTTACGCCCATCCCTATCCCCGGCATTCGCATGCCAATCACCGCCTGCTGCAGGCCGTGAAGGATATTCCCGAGGTGGAGGTGCGCTCGCTGTATGAGCTGTATCCCGACTTCAACATCGATATCAACGCTGAACAGCGGGCACTGGAGCGCGCCGATCTGGTGGTGCTGCAACATCCGATGCAATGGTACAGCCAACCGCCGCTGCTGAAATTGTGGATCGATAAGGTGCTGGAGCACGGCTGGGCCTATGGCCATGAAGGCAATGCCCTGGTGGGCAAGGATGTGCTGTGGGCAGTGACCAGCGGTGGCGATGAACACCATTTCGAGCTGGGCGATTACCCCAACTTCGCTGCTCTGGGGCAGCCGCTGCAGGCGACGGCGCTGTATTGCGGTATGCATTGGCAACCGTATTTTGCCGTGCATAACACCTTTACCTGCAATGAACCGGCGCTGATTGCCGCTGGGGAAGCCTATCGCCGGCGGCTGGTGGCCTATCTGATGGAACACAGCGAGCCCGCCGAACAGGGAGTTGAGCATGGATAA
- a CDS encoding threonine/serine exporter, translating to MSLLWALLQDMLLAAVPALGFAMVFNVPLRALRYCALLGAIGHGSRMLMMHVGMNIEWSSLLAAILIGIIGIYWSRWLLAHPKVFTVAAVIPMFPGISAYTAMISVVEISHLGYSEALMATMMTNFLKACFIVGALSIGLSLPGLWLYRKRPGV from the coding sequence ATGAGTCTGCTCTGGGCCTTATTGCAAGATATGCTGCTGGCGGCGGTGCCGGCGTTGGGTTTCGCCATGGTGTTCAACGTGCCGCTTCGCGCTCTGCGCTATTGTGCGCTGTTGGGGGCAATTGGCCACGGCTCCCGCATGCTGATGATGCATGTGGGGATGAACATTGAATGGTCATCGCTGCTGGCGGCGATCCTGATTGGCATCATCGGTATTTATTGGTCGCGCTGGTTGCTGGCGCATCCGAAGGTGTTTACCGTGGCTGCAGTGATCCCGATGTTCCCCGGTATCTCCGCCTATACCGCGATGATCAGCGTGGTGGAGATTTCGCATCTGGGTTACAGCGAGGCGTTGATGGCCACCATGATGACCAACTTCCTCAAGGCCTGCTTTATCGTGGGGGCATTATCGATTGGGCTGTCATTGCCTGGGCTGTGGTTATACCGCAAACGTCCCGGCGTTTAA
- the dapB gene encoding 4-hydroxy-tetrahydrodipicolinate reductase, producing MTDSPIRIAIAGSGGRMGRQLIQAVHQAQGVVLGAAVSRPGSSLIGTDAGELAGIGALGVTVSDSLEKVADDFDILIDFTRPESTLAYLAFCVEHKKAVVIGTTGFDDAGKEAIRAAAEQIGIVFAANFSVGVNLVLKLLEKAAQVMGDYTDIEIVEAHHRHKVDAPSGTALAMGEAIAGALGRDLKECAVYAREGHTGERDPKSIGFATIRAGDIVGEHTAMFADIGERVEITHKASSRMTFASGAVKAAIWLDGHDKGLFDMRDVLNLDQL from the coding sequence ATGACTGATTCACCCATCCGCATTGCGATTGCGGGTTCCGGCGGCCGTATGGGCCGCCAATTGATCCAGGCCGTACATCAGGCGCAGGGCGTGGTTTTGGGGGCGGCAGTATCGCGTCCTGGCTCAAGCCTGATTGGCACCGATGCCGGTGAACTGGCGGGCATTGGTGCGCTGGGCGTAACCGTCAGCGACAGCCTGGAAAAAGTGGCCGACGATTTCGATATTCTGATCGACTTCACCCGCCCGGAAAGCACCCTGGCGTACCTGGCTTTCTGTGTCGAGCACAAAAAAGCCGTGGTGATCGGTACTACCGGTTTCGATGATGCGGGCAAAGAGGCCATCCGCGCCGCAGCTGAGCAGATTGGCATCGTCTTCGCCGCCAACTTCAGCGTCGGCGTGAACCTGGTGTTAAAACTGCTGGAAAAAGCCGCGCAGGTGATGGGCGACTATACCGATATTGAGATTGTTGAAGCGCATCATCGTCATAAGGTCGACGCCCCTTCGGGCACGGCTCTGGCGATGGGCGAGGCGATTGCCGGCGCGCTGGGGCGCGATCTGAAAGAGTGCGCGGTGTATGCGCGTGAAGGTCATACCGGTGAACGCGATCCGAAGAGCATTGGCTTTGCCACTATTCGCGCCGGCGATATCGTCGGTGAGCACACCGCCATGTTCGCCGACATCGGTGAGCGGGTAGAAATCACCCATAAGGCCTCCAGTCGCATGACTTTTGCCAGTGGTGCGGTTAAGGCTGCGATATGGCTTGATGGCCATGATAAAGGTCTGTTTGATATGCGTGATGTGCTCAATTTAGACCAGTTATAA
- the carB gene encoding carbamoyl-phosphate synthase large subunit has product MPKRTDIKSILILGAGPIVIGQACEFDYSGAQACKALREEGYRVILVNSNPATIMTDPEMADATYIEPIHWEVVRKIIEKERPDAVLPTMGGQTALNCALELERQGVLAEFGVTMIGATADAIDKAEDRRRFDVAMKKIGLDTARSGIAHNMEEALAVAADVGFPCIIRPSFTMGGTGGGIAYNREEFEEICERGLDLSPTKELLIDESLIGWKEYEMEVVRDKNDNCIIVCSIENFDAMGIHTGDSITVAPAQTLTDKEYQIMRNASMAVLREIGVETGGSNVQFSVNPKTGRLIVIEMNPRVSRSSALASKATGFPIAKIAAKLAVGYTLDELMNDITGGRTPASFEPSIDYVVTKIPRFNFEKFAGANDRLTTQMKSVGEVMAIGRTQQESLQKALRGLEVGATGFDPKVSLDDPEALTKIRRELKDAGSDRIWYIADAFRAGLSVDGVFNLTNVDRWFLVQIEELVRLEEQVAGTGINGLTKEFLRTLKRKGFADARLATLAGVAESEIRKLRHGYGLHPVYKRVDTCAAEFATDTAYMYSTYEEECESNPTNDRPKVMVLGGGPNRIGQGIEFDYCCVHASLALREDGYETIMVNCNPETVSTDYDTSDRLYFEPVTLEDVLEIVRIEKPKGVIVQYGGQTPLKLARELEAAGVPIIGTSPDAIDRAEDRERFQQAVHRLGLKQPANATVATIEQAVEKAAGIGYPLVVRPSYVLGGRAMEIVYDEIDLRRYFQNAVSVSNDAPVLLDRFLDDAVEVDVDAICDGERVLIGGIMEHIEQAGVHSGDSACSLPAYTLSKEIQDVMRQQVEKLAFELQVRGLMNVQFAVKNNEVYLIEVNPRAARTVPFVSKATGVPLAKVAARVMAGKTLAEQGVTEEVIPPYYSVKEVVLPFNKFPGVDPILGPEMRSTGEVMGVGRTFAEAFSKAMLGSQSGMKKQGRALLSVREGDKARVVDLAASLLKQGFELDATHGTAVVLGEAGINPRLVNKVHEGRPHIQDRIKNGEYTYIVNTTAGRQAIEDSKLIRRSALQYKVHYDTTLNGGFATAMALKADPTEQVTSVQELHARITK; this is encoded by the coding sequence ATGCCAAAACGTACAGACATAAAAAGCATCCTGATCCTCGGCGCTGGCCCGATTGTTATCGGCCAGGCGTGTGAGTTCGACTACTCGGGTGCCCAGGCGTGTAAAGCGCTGCGCGAAGAAGGTTACCGCGTCATTCTGGTCAACTCCAACCCGGCCACCATCATGACCGACCCGGAAATGGCGGATGCAACCTACATCGAGCCAATCCACTGGGAAGTGGTGCGCAAAATCATCGAAAAAGAGCGTCCGGATGCCGTGCTGCCGACCATGGGCGGCCAGACCGCACTGAACTGCGCGCTGGAGCTGGAACGTCAGGGCGTGCTGGCCGAGTTCGGCGTGACCATGATTGGCGCTACTGCTGACGCGATCGACAAAGCGGAAGACCGTCGTCGCTTCGACGTGGCGATGAAAAAAATCGGCCTGGACACCGCGCGCTCCGGCATTGCGCACAATATGGAAGAAGCGCTGGCGGTGGCCGCTGACGTCGGTTTCCCATGCATCATCCGTCCTTCCTTTACCATGGGCGGCACCGGTGGCGGCATCGCCTACAACCGCGAAGAGTTCGAAGAGATCTGCGAGCGTGGTCTGGACCTGTCGCCAACCAAAGAGCTGCTGATTGACGAGTCGCTGATCGGCTGGAAAGAGTACGAGATGGAGGTGGTGCGCGATAAGAACGATAACTGCATCATCGTCTGTTCGATCGAAAACTTCGATGCCATGGGGATCCATACCGGCGACTCCATCACCGTAGCACCGGCGCAAACCCTGACCGACAAAGAATACCAAATCATGCGTAACGCCTCGATGGCGGTACTGCGTGAAATCGGCGTGGAAACCGGCGGTTCCAACGTGCAGTTCTCGGTCAACCCGAAAACCGGCCGTTTGATCGTCATCGAAATGAACCCACGCGTATCCCGCTCTTCGGCGCTGGCGTCAAAAGCCACCGGCTTCCCGATTGCCAAAATCGCCGCCAAGCTGGCGGTGGGTTATACCCTCGACGAGCTGATGAACGACATTACCGGTGGCCGTACGCCGGCTTCGTTTGAACCGTCCATCGACTACGTCGTGACCAAGATCCCTCGTTTTAACTTCGAGAAATTTGCCGGTGCCAACGACCGTCTGACCACCCAGATGAAATCCGTCGGCGAAGTGATGGCAATTGGCCGCACCCAACAAGAGTCGCTGCAGAAAGCGTTGCGCGGGCTGGAAGTGGGCGCCACCGGTTTTGACCCTAAAGTGAGCCTGGATGATCCGGAAGCGCTGACCAAAATCCGTCGCGAGCTGAAAGACGCTGGTTCTGACCGCATCTGGTACATCGCTGACGCCTTCCGCGCCGGCCTGTCCGTTGACGGCGTCTTCAACCTGACCAATGTTGACCGCTGGTTCCTGGTGCAGATTGAAGAGCTGGTGCGTCTGGAAGAGCAGGTTGCCGGTACCGGCATCAACGGCCTGACGAAAGAGTTCCTGCGCACCCTGAAGCGCAAAGGCTTCGCCGATGCGCGTCTGGCCACCTTGGCCGGCGTCGCAGAAAGCGAAATCCGCAAGCTGCGTCACGGCTATGGCCTGCACCCGGTTTACAAGCGTGTGGACACCTGCGCGGCGGAATTCGCCACCGACACCGCTTACATGTACTCCACCTATGAAGAAGAGTGCGAGTCCAACCCGACCAACGACCGTCCGAAAGTGATGGTGCTGGGCGGCGGGCCAAACCGTATCGGCCAGGGTATCGAATTCGATTACTGCTGCGTGCATGCCTCGCTGGCACTGCGCGAAGACGGTTACGAGACCATCATGGTCAACTGTAACCCAGAAACCGTGTCTACCGACTACGACACCTCCGACCGTCTGTACTTCGAGCCGGTAACGCTGGAAGACGTGCTGGAAATCGTGCGCATCGAGAAGCCGAAAGGCGTGATCGTGCAATACGGTGGCCAGACGCCGCTGAAATTGGCGCGTGAACTGGAAGCCGCAGGTGTCCCTATTATCGGCACCAGCCCGGACGCGATTGACCGCGCCGAAGACCGTGAGCGTTTCCAGCAGGCGGTACACCGTCTGGGCCTGAAACAGCCGGCCAACGCCACCGTGGCAACCATTGAGCAGGCGGTAGAGAAAGCGGCCGGAATCGGTTATCCGCTGGTGGTACGTCCTTCCTATGTGCTGGGCGGTCGGGCGATGGAGATCGTTTACGACGAAATCGACCTGCGCCGTTACTTCCAAAACGCAGTCAGCGTTTCCAACGACGCCCCGGTGCTGCTGGATCGCTTCCTGGATGACGCGGTAGAAGTCGACGTCGACGCCATCTGCGACGGCGAGCGGGTGCTGATTGGCGGCATCATGGAACACATTGAACAGGCGGGCGTGCACTCCGGTGACTCGGCTTGTTCACTGCCGGCCTACACCCTGAGCAAGGAAATTCAGGACGTGATGCGCCAGCAGGTTGAGAAACTGGCGTTTGAACTGCAGGTGCGCGGCTTGATGAACGTGCAGTTCGCCGTGAAGAACAATGAAGTTTACCTGATTGAAGTCAACCCACGTGCCGCGCGTACCGTGCCGTTTGTTTCCAAGGCTACCGGCGTGCCGTTGGCCAAAGTGGCCGCGCGCGTGATGGCAGGCAAAACCCTGGCTGAGCAGGGCGTGACGGAAGAAGTCATCCCGCCTTACTACTCGGTAAAAGAAGTGGTGCTGCCGTTCAACAAGTTCCCAGGCGTCGACCCGATTTTAGGGCCGGAAATGCGCTCTACCGGGGAAGTGATGGGCGTGGGCCGTACCTTCGCCGAGGCCTTCTCCAAGGCGATGCTCGGCAGCCAGTCAGGCATGAAAAAACAGGGCCGTGCGTTGCTGTCGGTGCGTGAGGGCGATAAGGCCCGGGTGGTGGATCTGGCGGCAAGCCTGCTGAAACAGGGCTTCGAGCTGGATGCCACTCACGGTACTGCCGTGGTGCTGGGCGAGGCGGGGATTAACCCACGCCTGGTCAACAAGGTGCATGAAGGCCGTCCGCACATTCAGGACCGTATCAAGAATGGCGAGTACACCTACATCGTCAACACCACCGCCGGTCGCCAGGCGATTGAGGACTCCAAGCTGATCCGTCGTAGCGCATTGCAGTACAAGGTGCATTACGATACGACCCTGAACGGCGGCTTTGCCACCGCGATGGCGCTAAAAGCGGATCCGACCGAACAGGTGACATCGGTGCAGGAGTTGCATGCGCGTATCACCAAGTAA
- the kefC gene encoding glutathione-regulated potassium-efflux system protein KefC, with translation MDNHQMMIEGLIYLGSAALFVPIAVRLGLGSVLGYLIAGCIIGPWGLKLVSDAESILTFAEIGVVLMLFIIGLELDPKRLWTLRASVFGGGIIQMAACGLALSAFCYFLGLNWKVALLIGLTLALSSTAIAMQAMSERNLTPSPIGRSAFAALLFQDIAAIPLVAMIPLLASSGATTTLAAFSLSAAKVVGALAIVVLLGRYVTRPLLHFVARSGMREVFSAVALFLVFGFGILLEMAGLSMAMGAFLAGVLLASSEYRHALESDIQPFKGLLLGLFFIGVGMSIDFGTLFHHPLLIASLLLGFMLIKAALLWLIGPWLGVPKRQRGMFAILLGQGSEFAFVIFGAAQLAGVLPPDWAKSLTLAVALSMAATPLLLVVATRLEKNAPKDERPADVIDEENASVIIAGFGRFGQIAGRLLLANGVHTVVLDHDPDHIETLRKFDTKVFYGDATRADLLEAAGAEHAKVLINAIDDVEANLQLTELAKRHFPHLKVVARARDVDHWYQLRQLGVEKPERETFESSLRIGRETLELLGLDAYEAREKADTFRRYNLKMLEDTLDNYQDTEFRVASLQRAKEMLSAAIEQDQDRLARVPQSGWRGSIDGKAPEAEVVEAKG, from the coding sequence ATGGATAATCACCAGATGATGATTGAGGGGCTGATCTATTTGGGATCGGCCGCGTTGTTTGTGCCGATTGCGGTGCGGCTCGGGCTAGGCTCGGTATTGGGCTACCTGATTGCCGGCTGCATTATTGGTCCCTGGGGGCTGAAGCTGGTTTCCGATGCCGAATCGATCCTCACCTTTGCCGAGATTGGCGTGGTGCTGATGCTGTTTATCATCGGCCTGGAGTTGGATCCAAAACGGCTGTGGACGCTACGCGCCTCGGTGTTTGGCGGCGGCATTATTCAGATGGCGGCATGCGGACTGGCACTGAGCGCCTTTTGCTATTTCCTCGGGTTGAACTGGAAGGTGGCGCTGCTGATTGGCCTGACGCTGGCGTTGTCATCCACCGCCATCGCCATGCAGGCGATGAGCGAGCGAAACCTGACGCCGTCGCCGATTGGCCGCAGTGCGTTTGCGGCACTGCTGTTCCAGGATATCGCGGCGATCCCCCTGGTGGCGATGATCCCGCTGCTGGCCAGCAGCGGTGCCACTACTACGTTAGCGGCGTTTTCCCTGTCAGCGGCCAAAGTGGTGGGTGCGCTGGCAATAGTGGTACTGCTGGGGCGCTATGTGACCCGGCCGCTGCTGCATTTTGTCGCGCGATCGGGCATGCGTGAGGTTTTCAGCGCCGTGGCGCTGTTCCTGGTGTTCGGCTTTGGCATTCTGCTGGAAATGGCCGGGCTGTCGATGGCGATGGGCGCCTTTCTCGCCGGGGTGCTGCTGGCGAGCTCGGAATACCGCCATGCGCTGGAAAGCGATATTCAACCGTTCAAGGGGCTGCTGCTCGGGCTGTTCTTTATCGGCGTTGGCATGTCGATCGACTTTGGCACCTTGTTCCATCACCCGCTGCTGATCGCCTCGCTGCTGTTGGGCTTTATGCTGATCAAGGCGGCGTTGCTGTGGCTGATTGGCCCCTGGCTTGGGGTACCGAAGCGCCAACGTGGCATGTTCGCGATCCTGCTGGGCCAGGGCAGTGAGTTTGCTTTCGTGATCTTCGGCGCCGCTCAACTGGCCGGAGTATTGCCGCCAGACTGGGCCAAATCCTTGACGCTGGCGGTTGCCCTGTCGATGGCGGCGACGCCGCTGCTATTGGTGGTGGCAACACGGCTCGAGAAAAATGCGCCGAAAGACGAACGTCCGGCGGATGTGATTGATGAAGAGAACGCCAGCGTGATCATCGCCGGGTTTGGTCGTTTCGGTCAGATCGCCGGCCGTTTACTGTTGGCCAATGGCGTACATACCGTGGTGTTGGATCACGATCCTGACCATATTGAAACGCTGCGCAAGTTCGATACCAAGGTGTTTTATGGTGATGCCACCCGCGCCGATCTGCTGGAGGCCGCTGGGGCCGAGCACGCCAAGGTGTTGATTAACGCCATCGACGACGTGGAGGCTAACCTGCAACTGACCGAGTTGGCCAAACGGCACTTCCCGCACCTGAAAGTGGTAGCGCGCGCGCGTGATGTCGATCACTGGTATCAGCTGCGTCAGTTAGGCGTGGAAAAGCCGGAGCGTGAAACCTTTGAAAGTTCGTTGCGCATTGGTCGTGAGACGCTGGAGTTGCTGGGGCTGGACGCCTACGAGGCGCGGGAAAAAGCGGATACTTTCCGCCGCTATAACCTGAAAATGCTGGAGGACACGCTGGATAATTATCAGGATACCGAATTCCGCGTTGCCAGCCTGCAGCGGGCGAAAGAAATGCTCAGTGCCGCCATCGAACAGGATCAGGATCGGTTGGCGCGGGTACCGCAGAGTGGGTGGCGTGGCAGTATTGATGGCAAAGCGCCGGAAGCTGAAGTGGTGGAAGCCAAGGGATAA
- a CDS encoding LysE family translocator: MLETSLFVAGIATLGMLSPGPDFFLVIKNAARYPRLAAMMTAFGVICGVATHMSYCVAGLAVVITTTPWLFNVLKYAGAVYLIWVGIQALLSRSGSKMNVSNLPQQQTSLKSAFVQGYLCNLLNPKATLFFLAVFTQVLQIDSGLGEKLWYAGIILGLSALWWPVLVFLIQSGPVRRGLEKTQKVVDKLLGGMLIALGIKVALS, encoded by the coding sequence ATGCTTGAAACTTCGCTGTTCGTCGCCGGCATCGCCACCCTGGGTATGCTGTCACCCGGCCCGGACTTTTTCCTGGTGATCAAGAACGCCGCCCGCTACCCGCGTCTGGCCGCGATGATGACGGCTTTCGGCGTGATCTGCGGCGTCGCCACTCACATGTCTTACTGCGTCGCCGGGCTGGCGGTAGTGATCACCACCACGCCATGGCTGTTCAACGTGCTGAAATACGCCGGTGCCGTCTACCTGATTTGGGTCGGCATTCAGGCGCTGCTGTCGCGCAGCGGCAGTAAGATGAACGTCAGTAACCTGCCGCAGCAGCAAACAAGCCTGAAAAGCGCCTTCGTACAGGGCTACCTGTGTAACCTGCTAAATCCGAAAGCTACGCTGTTCTTCCTCGCGGTGTTCACTCAGGTGCTGCAAATCGACTCAGGGTTGGGCGAAAAACTGTGGTATGCGGGGATTATCCTTGGCCTGTCTGCACTCTGGTGGCCGGTTCTGGTGTTCCTGATCCAAAGCGGACCGGTGCGTCGTGGCCTGGAGAAAACGCAAAAGGTGGTGGATAAGCTGCTGGGCGGGATGCTGATTGCTCTGGGTATCAAGGTGGCGCTGAGTTAA